The candidate division KSB1 bacterium region TGACGCTGCTCGGCGGGGCCGTCATTGTCGGCTGCATTCTCTGGATCGTGCTCGAAAAGGACGTCCCGGTCGTGGAAACGCAGATGGACTGAAACGTGAACGAGACCAAATCCATCATTGAGATTGAAGAACTGACCTTTCGCTACGGCGAGGCTGCCGTGCTGCGGGAGGTCTCCCTGCGCGTGGAAGCGGGTGAATTCCTCGGGATCATCGGCCCCAACGGCGGTGGGAAGACGACGCTCCTGAGAATTCTGCTGGGACTCGAGACGGAATACGACGGTCGAGTCGAGATGTTCGGCGAGACTCCGCACCGAAGTTTCGGTTGGCGCGCGCGGACCGGCGTGGTGCCGCAAACGCGCGAATTGCCGCCGCGATATCCCGCGCTGGTGCGTGACGTCGTGGAAATGGGAACCACCTCGCGGAAATCGCCCGCGCTCTCACGTGGCGAACGCCGCGAGCGAGTTGACGAGGCGCTGACGCTCGTGGGGATCGAGTCGCTCGCCAACCGGCCGCTGTGGGAACTCTCCGGAGGTCAACGACAACGTGTGTTTATTGCGCGGGCGCTGGCGTGCCGGCCCCAACTGCTGCTGCTCGACGAGCCGACCGTGGGCGTGGATCAACAAGGGCAAGACCTGCTGCTCTCGTGGATCGCGAAGTGGAGAAGCGAACACGGCATGGCGGTCGTACTCGTGTCTCACGATGTCGGCGTAATCGCACCGCTGGCGGATCGACTGGCCTGCCTCAATATTCTATTGCACTTCCATGATCGCCCGGACAAACTGACGGGCGAGGCGATCGAAAAAGCCTACGGCTGTCCTGCCGAAGTGATCTTCCACGATCACGGTGTTCCCCATCGCGTGCTGCGGAAGCATCGACACTGATGAGTCCGATGGCCATGCTCACACTGCCCTTCGTGCAGCGCGCCTTGTTGGCCGCGACGTTGATGGCCTTGACGGGCGGACTGCTGTCCTTCTTCGTCGTGCAGCGCAAACTGGCCTTCATGGGCCACGGGATCGCGCACTCGATGATTGCGGGCGTGGCGATCGGGCTGGTGTTCGATCTGCCGGTAGTTTGGCCCGCCCTGGCGGTGGCGTTAATCTGTGCTGCCGGAATCGGCTGGGTTGCCAGAAACGCGAAGGTCTCCGAGGACAGCGCGATCGGCATACTGCTCTCGGCGGCGTTGGCCGGTGGACTGCTGCTGATTTCGCTCCGACGCGGATTCCTGACGCATCTCGAAAGCTACCTGTTCGGCAGCATCGTCGCGGTCATGCCCGGCGACCTGCTGGTGCTGGGTCTGCTGGCCGCGGTTACGATCGGTATCCTGGGTAAATACTGGCGAATCATCTCATTCTATGCGTTTGATCCGGAAGGCGCGCAAGTCGCCGGATATCCGGTCGAGTTGTTCCGGTACGCGCTGCTGGTCTTGTTGGCGGTGACGATTGCCGTGGTCATGAAGATTGTGGGAATTCTGCTGGTGGGAGCGTTTCTGGTGATTCCCGCCGCGGCGGCGGCCTATTGGTCCCCGCGCGCGATAAGTGTCGTGCTGATTTCCGCCGGGATCGCCCTGGTCTGCGCCGTGGGGGGGATGTTCGCCGCGATTGCATTCAATCTCGCCGCCGGCCCGGCCATCGTCGCCGCGTTGGTTGCCGGGTTTGCCGTGAGCCGGCTGGTGGGACGGTATCGCTGACGACGATGGGCTGGATTTTCAAACGGCTGATCTGGCTGATCGCGATAATGGCGGTGCTGGGGATTGTCGTGACTACATTACAGGTGGCCTTGCTGAAGGTGCAAAATCCGCGCAGTACGGCGTGGATGAGAATGCGGGCCCGGGAAGCGAAACATGACAATAAGCCGCTCGAAATCAAGCAAACGTGGGTGTCGCTGACGGAGATTCCCAAGGTAGTGCAACTGGCGGTTGTCGCGGCGGAGGACGACCGCTTCTATGCGCATTCCGGCTTCGACTGGGAGGCGATCCGCACGGCGCTGAAACACAACGAAAAGAACGGCAAGGTCAAACGCGGCGGCAGCACAATTACCCAACAACTGGCCAAGAATCTGTTTCTGTCGCCGAGTCGCAGCTATCTGAGAAAAGCTCGCGAAGCGCTAATCACCTTCAATCTCGAACTGCTGCTGTCGAAGGACCGGATCCTCGAGCTCTATTTGAATGTGATTGAGTTTGGACCGGGCGTCTTTGGAATCGAGGAAGCGGCGCAGTATCATTACCATGTCCACGCGCGGCAGCTTGCACTCGATCAGGCCTGTCGATTGGCGGCGATCATCCCCTCGCCACGGCGATACAAGGTCAATGGACCCTATGTGGCAAGACGGGCCGCGATCATCCGCCGGATCGTTGGCGGACCGGATGAAGACCAAGGACAGAAATCAGAAATGAGGAATGAGAAAGCGGAGGCGGAGAACCAGGTACCGACGGTCATTCAGTAAATTGCAGTTGAGTGCTGATTCCGGCGGGGTGGGGGCACCAAGCTCGGCAGAAATTAGAAGACCCGGTCGATCGACCGGGCCTTTACGCATCTTGGCAACGCGGGTTCGGTGAACCTCAGTAGCGCGCGCGAACGGTGTAGAAACCCATCGGCGCGGGAGTTGGTTCCGTGAATTCGGTTGCCGCGGAGCTGCCGATTTGCACCGGCGTTGACGTCAGATCGGTGGAGCGGTAGATCGAGTAATCGCCGGCACCAAAGGCCGGGGACCAGCGAAGCGTGATGGCGCCGCCAAGGGCGGATATCGTGAGCGAATCCGGCAGCAGGTTGATGACAGCCCATTCGCCGGACTCCACATTGCCATTAGGAAGAACCGCCGCCGGGGCCTGTCCGGTGAGCGCACCGCCGTCGGGGGAATTGTAACTTACCGCGGCGACGTGAATCCGCGGGGGCAAGGCTCCAAGTTCACTGCTGACATTGATCGTGCATTCGAGCACGGCCCCCGCCGCGCTGCCCACGCTGCCGGTGGCGTCAAACCAGCCGCGCCAACCGTTGCTTGATTCCTCGGCGAGATAGGCGGCCCAATCGGCGACCTGTCCGGCTTTCGCCCACGGCGCCGCGCGGAGTGAACCCGGAGTTTGCGCGAAGAGCAAGAAGCGGTCGGAACCCGTGCCCAGCGCGCGCTCGGTGGCGAGATAGAGATCGTTGCCGTCGAAATCTGCCCAGAGCGTGACGGCGCCATTCGTCGCCACCTGAACCGCGCTCGAATCCAGCGCTCCGTCGAGCGCAAATCCTGAGGAGCCGGCGGTCACGGAAATGCGCCAGTCCTGCCCGCCGTTGTTGTCCCACAGCGGTGCCGCCGTGCGGAACACAAAATCCACGGACGTCGCCGAGAGTGGAATAACATAAGTGTAAGTCCAGCGCGCCAGCGAACTATCGTACGACATCGCGGGATCCGGCGTCACGACTTGCTGCCAGCCGGAGTGTCCGACATGAATGTACACGGGGTCGGTCGCGGGCGGAAGCGGACTCGCGGCCAGATCGTAGAGAATCGTGACCGGATCGCCGCCGACTGGACTCTGCGGTGACCAACTCACGCGATCACCCGGCGTCGAGCCACCACTGCCCGTGCCGACGTACGTGTGGTAAATGTCCGAGCGGGCGATGTTCCCCAGCGAATCCAGCGCTTCGACATAGTAATCCACCAAGACATCGCCGGAGTCGGTGACTTCGCCGTCGGTGAGGTGGTAATAATACTCTTCGGCGATGTAGGTCGGCAGGACGTCAAAGTAAACCCCAGCTTCATTGTACACATTGCCGGCGGGAAAAACGCGACGGGTCATCGCGCGCGAACGCCACGAGGTCACCTCGCCGCCTCCGGCGAAGGTCTCGTTCTGTGCCGATGCCAGCGGGTTGTCACCATTCAAATCCAGGCGGTAGTTCAGCGTCACGGTTTCGACGCCGGAGACATCGTGGATAAATGTCCAGACCCAGAAATCGCGGGCCTGCGGACGTTGCTGGTATCCGTAGAGCGGGCCGAAACCGACGCCGCCGGGATTGTGCGGAAGCTGCTGCAAGGCCCAGATCGTCGGCGGTATGGGATCGCCACCCTGAGCCAGCACGGCATCGGCGTGCGAGACGGCCGCATTGCAGGCCACCGTGGCCTTGACTTCCATGTCGAGCGCATTGCCGTAATACATGAAGCCGGAATTCAACGATCCGAGCAGGAAATGCCAGGCCAATTCGGCGTCGTCCGCGG contains the following coding sequences:
- a CDS encoding metal ABC transporter ATP-binding protein, which encodes MNETKSIIEIEELTFRYGEAAVLREVSLRVEAGEFLGIIGPNGGGKTTLLRILLGLETEYDGRVEMFGETPHRSFGWRARTGVVPQTRELPPRYPALVRDVVEMGTTSRKSPALSRGERRERVDEALTLVGIESLANRPLWELSGGQRQRVFIARALACRPQLLLLDEPTVGVDQQGQDLLLSWIAKWRSEHGMAVVLVSHDVGVIAPLADRLACLNILLHFHDRPDKLTGEAIEKAYGCPAEVIFHDHGVPHRVLRKHRH
- a CDS encoding metal ABC transporter permease, with the translated sequence MLTLPFVQRALLAATLMALTGGLLSFFVVQRKLAFMGHGIAHSMIAGVAIGLVFDLPVVWPALAVALICAAGIGWVARNAKVSEDSAIGILLSAALAGGLLLISLRRGFLTHLESYLFGSIVAVMPGDLLVLGLLAAVTIGILGKYWRIISFYAFDPEGAQVAGYPVELFRYALLVLLAVTIAVVMKIVGILLVGAFLVIPAAAAAYWSPRAISVVLISAGIALVCAVGGMFAAIAFNLAAGPAIVAALVAGFAVSRLVGRYR
- the mtgA gene encoding monofunctional biosynthetic peptidoglycan transglycosylase, whose product is MGWIFKRLIWLIAIMAVLGIVVTTLQVALLKVQNPRSTAWMRMRAREAKHDNKPLEIKQTWVSLTEIPKVVQLAVVAAEDDRFYAHSGFDWEAIRTALKHNEKNGKVKRGGSTITQQLAKNLFLSPSRSYLRKAREALITFNLELLLSKDRILELYLNVIEFGPGVFGIEEAAQYHYHVHARQLALDQACRLAAIIPSPRRYKVNGPYVARRAAIIRRIVGGPDEDQGQKSEMRNEKAEAENQVPTVIQ